One stretch of Daphnia pulicaria isolate SC F1-1A chromosome 8, SC_F0-13Bv2, whole genome shotgun sequence DNA includes these proteins:
- the LOC124311480 gene encoding uncharacterized protein LOC124311480, translating to MLQFVLNRSQEQCALTKASIAATSGERKKVLRDIESIATKTEEQRLNIAGLSSNINEEKMLGDRLKKRDSELKSIQVKLKQRQQRQEKQIIKLQDDIQDIRVKSKDANKILKGKLRNLRARSTEINQLGVRLTRLKNSTIKLTSCKLSRAIVFQH from the exons ATGTTACAGTTTGTTCTAAATCGATCACAGGAACAATGTGCCTTGACGAAGGCGTCCATCGCAGCTACTTCCGGCGAACGTAAAAAGGTTTTAAGAGATATCGAATCGATAGCAACCAAAACAGAAGAACAACGTTTAAATATAGCTGGGCTTTCGAGCAAcataaacgaagaaaaaatgttgggaGACAGACTGAAGAAACGCGATTCGGAATTGAAGTCTATCCaggtaaaattaaaacaacgcCAACAACGCCAAGAGAAACAAATAATCAA ATTGCAAGATGACATTCAAGACATTCGTGTAAAATCGAAAGACGCTAACAAGATCCTGAAGGGGAAGCTACGCAATTTAAGAGCCCGTTCGACGGAAATCAATCAACTCGGCGTTCGTCTCACTCGTTTGAAGAATTCTACTATTAAACTTACATCTTGCAAATTGTCAAGAGCCATTGTATTCCAACATTAA
- the LOC124311120 gene encoding spermine oxidase-like isoform X2, giving the protein MATLIIIGAGASGLAAASRLVEKGFDPAKITILEAENRIGGRILTVPHGSSLIELGAQWVHGHEGNVVHPLAAAAGEIRTDIHTLESTGYADDVEMAYRDGRKITPVQLNEFKKILQSIYDDSRKELAQWDKSLGEYFEFKYGEHLNRGSFTTMNRSTALDLLDWAHRSQNIEDGSDNWNDTSGVGSLEYHECAGDYTTVWKRGYSVLFDILMKNIPKSSNGLKLALSDRIQLNSPVHLIRWNSGQVQVVCSDNIYYADMVLVTCSLGVLKYRADKLFTPLLPEKKRRAIEGLGFGTVDKIFLDFHKPWWTSEWGGVNFLTDPSKATGDWDDKVMGFSTVRGQPNLLIGWISGPAARKCEACSEDEVLRKCSALLRDAVGSNFAYEEPKRIIRTTWYSNPHFCGSYSYRSNKSRDLDVWASDLAEPVVDANGSVRLLFSGEATHDHCYSNVHAAVETGWREADRILKLIKDTQLTAKLYSEARPNSYHHWKTPVLAKYFNRRIFFS; this is encoded by the exons ATGGCAACATTGATTAttattggagctggagcttcTGGTTTGGCGGCTGCTTCCCGACTTGTTGAGAAAGGATTCGACCCTGCCAAAATTACTATTCTAGAAGCCGAAAACCGTATTGGTGGCCGGATTCTTACTGTTCCTCAtg ggTCGAGCTTGATTGAATTGGGAGCCCAATGGGTTCACGGACATGAAGGCAATGTCGTTCATCCATTGGCTGCCGCTGCTGGAGAGATACGGACGGACATTCACACTCTCGAATCGACTGGCTATGCAGATGACGTGGAGATGGCCTATAGAGACGGACGAAAAATTACTCCCGTACAAttgaatgaattcaaaaagATTTTACAAAGCATTTACGACGACTCCAGGAAAGAGCTAGCCCAGTGGGATAAATCCTTGGGCgaatattttgaattcaa ATATGGTGAGCATCTGAATCGAGGATCTTTTACTACCATGAATCGTTCAACTGCTCTAGATCTTTTGGACTGGGCCCATCGATCGCAGAATATCGAAGACGGCTCTGATAACTGGAATGATACATCCGGAGTGGGTTCTCTAGAGTACCACGAATGCGCAGGAGATTACACCACGGTGTGGAAACGCGGGTACTCTGTTCTATTCGATATTCTAATG AAAAATATCCCCAAGTCAAGCAACGGGTTAAAGCTCGCCTTATCGGATCGCATCCAATTAAATTCGCCAGTGCATCTCATTCGTTGGAATTCCGGTCAAGTGCAAGTCGTCTGCAGTGATAACATTTATTATGCTGACATGGTCCTCGTTACTTGTTCGTTGGGAGTGCTGAAATATAGGGCTGACAAGCTGTTCACCCCTTTATTGCctgaaaagaagaggagagcCATTGAA GGCCTAGGCTTTGGAACCGTCGACAAAATTTTTCTCGATTTTCATAAACCTTGGTGGACTTCCGAGTGGGGTGGGGTCAACTTTCTCACCGATCCTTCAAAAGCAACTGGCGATTGGGACGACAAAGTGATGGGATTCTCAACAGTTCGTGGCCAACCCAATTTACTAATTGGTTGGATTAGTGGACCAGCTGCCCGAAAGTGTGAAGCTTGTTCAGAGGATGAGGTACTACGGAAGTGTTCTGCCTTGCTCCGGGATGCGGTCGGTTCGAATTTCGCCTACGAAGAGCCAAAGCGAATCATCCGCACGACGTGGTACAGCAATCCGCATTTCTGCGGATCTTACAGCTACCGATCGAACAAAAGCAGAGACTTGGATGTTTGGGCATCTGATTTGGCCGAACCGGTCGTCGATGCGAATGGTTCCGTTCGATTGCTCTTCTCCGGTGAAGCAACTCACGACCATTGTTACTCAAACGTACACGCAGCGGTTGAAACTGGTTGGCGTGAGGCTGATAGAATCCTAAAACTGATCAAAGATACTCAGTTGACTGCCAAACTATA TTCTGAAGCTCGCCCCAACAGCTATCATCATTGGAAGACCCCCGTTTtagctaaatatttcaacagacGTATTTTCTTCTCGTAA
- the LOC124310832 gene encoding cadherin-87A-like, whose amino-acid sequence MFQSLVWIVTICSVCRAQTESSPSVLVFTADMNQQVVSETTQTGTVVYTLRASPSGGATEPVKSDESGGLSNNVTNSSNSLRFFIRGTEAFIVNEATGDVTLSQPLNRETTDSIKLTVGVSDESGASVEIPITVIVSDENDNPPTFSQASYDGSLSGAAILEEFIVNDADLVGEIIEVTCADNPAICDHVDIVSKLSSASLFRGSVVARKPLDPIELGTQLTFTLIANDGVHTSRAEVKILVPDASREESRPVYTGPLTGIVSEGDDIGTLVLTLAAEVVGGGNVTYQLVENTGDLFELDSTSGELRTARAIDRESVALNGFLPVTIRVTARDGQSVEQVLNVIVLDVNDEPPRFNQNEYFALIHENLPSGTPLSGLNIVATDRDSNLNAMFELELIDSSGLFVVEPTSGVGSTNVGIRLAKGPLDYENPNQHKFILLIMARESQSKERLSSTCTVIVTVQDENDNPPVFERELYALSVSEEASNETEIGTVAATDRDSGLYGQKGFKYELLFGDQRTNETLFNVDPSTGQIRVSDCPTPGRAPCLDYEARSAYFLILRVTDDEGRGNGALVPLRIDLRDVNDNPPLFELLVFHASIDEGATKFDPPFKVRARDEDSISVLTYSIIDGDPTKMFFMDAKTGEVRVNKPIEVNSSQVTTEEFNLNILVSDGTKTDTATLKISIRDVNNHKPTFLQAIYNVSISELLIPGSNVTQVFAKDADFGENARLNYKIERASYNKFQIDPETGVIKVTQPLNFDRQSTYSLQVVAVDNGWPALTGSAAVLVNVEDKNNHPPKFVPISQHAQATETAKLNTIIHTLSAVDRDALPGSLRYSLVEPITAVDRDGRDVKTNSMFKSFFGVNDLSGDIFVKDNLDRGVAAVVTMTTLVTDTSADPPVQQQSKGLITITILDVNEHPPTFSKPRNSEEPFINLLVAEEQPIGSIVGKISATDPDSPIDRYEFLPPHPFFSIDGRSGVVTNKQRLDYEASPEYNLTVVAHDAGIPSLSSMAQVKVTLININDLSPAFTSKSYESRIPEHSAAGTAVLTVSATDGDAGSFGLITYSLTGENAKYFTIDASGTITVTDPGGLDRERSPSLTLLVAASDLAPPGARRTTIMPVEIQLEDINDNQPKFLDNTYRATVAETVPLLPPPPIVQITAIDHDSGMNSALRYTIIEGNEDGLFTLDSTTGILYPALSLTNRSREYTLSVEVRDLNGTGTNFDRATVKINVQSVNQNKPRFIVPSLANATIRIPENSKDEDHLVLVLKAEDTDAGDNGRVTYHIRVGEQLVKETPEFQLDPNSGELRTRLKLDREAQSSFELLLVAKDQGGLTTSYETLRLLTVMVEDENDNQPEFPVERRSKVAPYHFRIEENVRPDTAVGQVQAFDADTGPNAKIYYHILAGNEGNWFYIDRTHGFVYNRVVLDREIRHTYDLLVKATNDHQYLTTQMSDAEREKRQAMDHDPSIAQVHIDVVDINDNPPHFERETFYAGVDYSSNSDKLLLQIHASDPDFGINGSLSYFIRSSNLFHMGSQISSGSVVPSPFHVTTDGRLFTESLMAEYNQDRFVLEVVAREEAPPFREDTANVHLWVYEPNQLSMIVVAKPLERALIERELLGDELRNATQLLIVIDEMRHHVEDDGSLNKNKTDVYVHGVDRGGNKTIAPVSEVLRAIDLHYDVLRSFNDTAIVNVVSATAAPRKALLEPAIMALIALLVVLFVGFVMVIFTCCCIRNWDVVATNNQHESNNKSGTSTVNRERMLSTMHRPHPASVSHSPSELLNSTENPLWIDKYVKPYEEQELSMRVAPDLESPIRMGGASNNASGADQANPYATIQKPRRALPSIHLGEEMGESSDYATIGGSSPNNKYPTSRDTQIILASGSSTPHLMMNQNGEPILVADLI is encoded by the exons ATGTTCCAGTCATTGGTGTGGATTGTTACCATTTGTTCAG TATGTCGGGCTCAAACCGAAAGCAGCCCGTCGGTTCTGGTATTCACGGCCGACATGAATCAACAGGTTGTCTCTGAGACAACGCAGACCGGCACAGTGGTCTACACGTTGCGAGCCTCGCCCTCCGGCGGCGCAACCGAGCCCGTGAAAAGTGACGAAAGCGGCGGCTTGAGCAATAACgtcaccaacagcagcaatagTCTACGGTTCTTTATTCGTGGCACGGAAGCTTTCATAGTCAACGAAGCGACTGGGGATGTGACGCTATCGCAACCTCTGAACCGCGAA ACCACCGATTCTATCAAATTGACGGTTGGCGTCTCCGATGAATCCGGTGCCTCGGTAGAAATTCCTATCACTGTCATTGTTTCGGATGAGAATGATAATCCGCCTACTTTCTCCCAG GCGTCCTACGACGGAAGTTTGTCGGGAGCAGCGATCCTTGAAGAATTCATAGTCAACGACGCCGATCTTGTGGGCGAGATAATTGAAGTCACCTGCGCTGAT AACCCTGCCATTTGCGACCACGTTGACATAGTTTCCAAACTGTCGAGCGCGTCGCTATTTCGTGGCAGCGTCGTCGCTCGAAAGCCATTGGATCCTATCGAATTGGGGACCCAGCTCACCTTTACGCTTATTGCCAAC GATGGAGTGCACACATCGCGAGCCGAAGTGAAAATATTGGTTCCTGATGCAAGTCGTGAAGAATCTCGGCCAGTCTATACCGGACCGCTAACGGGAATTGTGTCCGAAGGAGACGACATCGGCACGCTAGTCTTGACGTTGGCGGCCGAAGTTGTGGGTGGCGGAAATGTGACCTACCAATTGGTGGAGAACACGGGGGATCTCTTTGAGCTGGACTCGACCAGCGGCGAACTACGGACAGCTCGAGCTATAGATCGCGAGAGCGTGGCACTCAATGGCTTCCTTCCGGTTACCATTCGGGTCACTGCAAGGGACGGTCAGTCGGTCGAACAGGTTTTGAATGTCATTGTCTTGGACGTCAACGACGAACCGCCACGATTCAATCAGAATGAATACTTTGCTCTGATTCACGAGAaccttccctcgggcacgccCCTCAGCGGTCTCAATATTGTGGCAACCGACCGCGACTcg AATCTCAACGCCATGTTCGAGTTGGAGTTGATTGATTCATCTGGTTTGTTCGTAGTCGAACCTACATCCGGTGTGGGTTCAACTAACGTCGGCATTCGACTAGCAAAAGGACCGCTTGACTACGAAAACCCAAACCAACACAAGTTTATTCTTTTG ATTATGGCCCGTGAATCCCAGTCGAAGGAGCGCCTATCATCAACGTGCACCGTCATTGTTACCGTACAGGATGAGAATGACAACCCTCCTGTGTTTGAACGAGAACTTTACGCTTTGTCGGTTAGTGAGGAAGCGTCCAATGAAACGGAAATTGGAACTGTTGCGGCCACTGACCGCGACTCGGGTCTCTATGGCCAGAAAGGCTTCAAGTACGAACTGTTGTTTGGGGATCAACGCACCAATGAAACCTTGTTCAATGTCGATCCGTCCACGGGTCAAATCCGAGTGTCAGACTGTCCAACTCCCGGCCGAGCACCTTGTTTGGACTACGAGGCTCGTTCAGCTTACTTCCTGATCCTGCGAGTGACTGACGACGAAGGGCGAGGGAATGGCGCTCTAGTGCCATTGCGCATTGATTTGCGAGACGTCAACGACAATCCGCCGCTGTTTGAATTGCTCGTCTTTCACGCATCGATTGACGAAGGTGCTACCAAATTCGATCCGCCTTTCAAGGTGCGCGCTCGAGACGAAGACTCGATATCGGTGCTCACCTACAGCATAATTGACGGTGACCCgacgaaaatgtttttcatgGATGCCAAAACGGGTGAAGTCCGAGTCAATAAACCCATAGAAGTGAATTCGAGTCAAGTGACCACCGAAGAATTCAACCTCAATATACTG gtGTCAGATGGAACCAAGACAGATACGGCCACGTTAAAAATATCCATTCGTGATGTCAATAACCACAAACCTACATTTCTGCAGGCAATTTACAACGTATCCATCTCTGAATTACTCATCCCAG ggtCCAACGTGACGCAAGTGTTCGCCAAAGACGCGGATTTCGGAGAAAATGCCCGTCTCAACTATAAAATTGAACGCGCCTCATATAACAAATTCCAGATTGATCCCGAAACGGGCGTGATAAAAGTAACACAGCCGCTGAATTTCGACAGGCAAAGCACTTACAGTCTCCAAGTGGTGGCTGTCGACAACGGATGGCCAGCACTGACGGGTTCGGCCGCTGTCTTAGTCAACGTTGAAGATAAAAACAATCATCCCCCGAAATTTGTGCCGATTTCACAACACGCTCAAGCCACAGAAACGGCCAAACTGAATACGATCATTCACACCCTTTCGGCCGTCGACCGAGATGCCCTGCCGGGTTCTCTCCGTTATTCCCTTGTCGAGCCCATCACTGCAGTTGACAGAGATGGAAGAGATGTTAAAACGAATTCCATGTTCAAG AGTTTCTTTGGGGTCAATGATCTTTCTGGCGACATTTTCGTCAAGGATAACTTGGACCGTGGAGTGGCAGCTGTTGTTACGATGACTACGTTGGTAACGGACACTTCGGCTGACCCTCCTGTCCAACAGCAAAGCAAAGGACTGATTACCATCACGATCCTTGACGTCAATGAACATCCGCCAACTTTTAGCAAGCCCCGGAATTCTGAAGAACCTTTTATCAATCTG CTTGTGGCCGAAGAACAACCAATTGGCAGCATTGTTGGTAAAATTTCGGCAACAGATCCCGATTCGCCTATCGACCGATACGAATTTCTGCCGCCTCAtccatttttttccatcgatggCCGATCAG GAGTTGTGACTAACAAGCAACGGCTGGACTATGAAGCTTCACCGGAATACAATTTGACGGTTGTGGCTCACGATGCTGGAATTCCTTCCCTGTCGTCCATGGCTCAGGTTAAAGTGACGTTGATAAACATCAATGATCTGAGTCCTGCTTTCACTTCGAAATCCTACGAGTCACGGATTCCCGAACATTCGGCGGCCGGTACGGCTGTCTTGACCGTTTCCGCTACAGATGGCGATGCCGGTAGCTTCGGCCTTATAACCTATTCGCTGACGGGCGAAAATGCGAAATACTTCACCATTGATGCCAGTGGTACCATAACAGTAACCGATCCAGGAGGATTGGACCGTGAACGTTCTCCATCATTAACGCTGTTAGTGGCCGCATCTGATCTCGCTCCTCCTGGAGCTCGACGCACGACCATCATGCCAGTTGAAATTCAACTTGAAGATATCAACGACAATCAGCCAAAATTCTTAGATAATACCTACCGGGCTACAGTGGCCGAAACAGTACCCTTACTCCCACCACCGCCTATCGTCCAAATCACAGCAATTGATCACGATTCTGGAATGAATTCTGCCCTGCGCTATACTATCATCGAGGGAAATGAGGATGGACTCTTCACTTTAGATTCCACGACTGGGATTTTATATCCG GCTCTGTCTCTAACCAACCGTTCTCGGGAGTACACGCTATCGGTGGAAGTGCGGGATTTAAACGGAACGGGGACGAATTTCGACCGAGCTACCGTTAAAATTAATGTGCAAAGTGTCAACCAGAACAAACCCAGATTTATTGTGCCATCACTTGCCAACGCGACAATTCGTATTCCTGAAAACTCCAAGGATGAAGACCATCTGGTGCTGGTTCTCAAGGCTGAAGACACCGATGCAGGCGATAACGGACGAGTTACGTATCATATTCGAGTGGGTGAACAGCTTGTCAAAGAAACCCCCGAATTCCAGCTTGACCCCAACAGTGGCGAATTGCGGACGCGACTGAAGTTGGACCGTGAGGCTCAATCCAGTTTTGAATTGTTACTTGTCGCAAAAGATCAAGGTGGCCTCACTACTTCGTATGAAACATTACGGCTTCTAACTGTGATGGTGGAAGACGAAAACGACAATCAACCAGAATTTCCCGTTGAGCGGAGATCCAAAGTGGCACCTTATCATTTCCGTATTGAAGAAAATGTTCGGCCGGACACGGCCGTCGGACAAGTGCAAGCATTCGATGCCGACACGGGCCCTAATGCCAAGATTTATTATCACATTCTTGCCGGAAATGAGGGCAATTGGTTTTACATTGATCGAACGCACGGATTCGTCTATAATCGCGTAGTGCTGGATCGCGAAATCCGTCACACTTACGATTTGCTCGTCAAAGCTACTAATGACCACCAGTATCTAACTACTCAG ATGTCTGATGCTGAGAGGGAGAAACGTCAAGCGATGGATCATGACCCTAGTATCGCCCAGGTCCATATAGACGTAGTGGATATTAACGACAATCCACCTCATTTCGAAAGGGAGACCTTTTACGCTG GAGTGGATTACAGTTCAAACAGTGATAAGCTGCTGTTGCAAATTCATGCCTCCGATCCTGATTTCGGCATCAATGGCTCGCTCTCCTACTTTATCCGATCGTCCAACTTGTTTCACATGGGCTCACAGATTTCGTCGGGTTCAGTAGTGCCTTCACCATTTCACGTAACGACCGACGGACGCCTATTCACCGAATCGCTCATGGCCGAGTACAATCAGGATCGTTTTGTGCTTGAAGTAGTGGCGAGAGAGGAAGCTCCTCCATTCCGAGAAGACACTGCCAACGTTCACCTGTGGGTCTACGAACCCAATCAGCTGTCGATGATTGTCGTGGCCAAGCCTTTGGAACGGGCACTGATAGAAAGAGAGCTGTTGGGTGACGAGCTACGTAACGCTACACAACTGCTGATTGTCATCGATGAAATGCGGCATCACGTGGAAGACGACGGTTCTCTCAACAAGAACAAGACGGACGTCTACGTTCACGGTGTCGATCGTGGGGGCAATAAAACCATCGCACCAGTGTCCGAAGTATTGCGTGCCATCGATTTGCATTATGACGTTTTACGTTCGTTTAACGACACTGCCATCGTCAACGTCGTTTCTGCCACAGCCGCTCCCAGAAAGGCCCTACTAGAGCCGGCCATTATGGCCCTGATAGCTCTCCTGGTCGTCCTTTTTGTTGGATTCGTGATGGTCATTTTCACGTGCTGTTGCATACGTAATTGGGATGTCGTGGCAACCAACAACCAGCACGAATCAAACAACAAGTCGGGCACCTCCACCGTCAATAGAGAACGAATGCTGTCGACGATGCATCGGCCCCACCCCGCCTCTGTTTCGCATTCACCCTCTGAATTGCTCAACAGCACTGAAAATCCTTTGTGGATCGACAAATACGTCAAACCTTACGAGGAACAAGAGTTGAGTATGCGAGTGGCACCCGATTTGGAGAGCCCAATCCGAATGGGAGGTGCTAGTAACAATGCAAGTGGAGCGGATCAAGCCAATCCTTACGCCACGATCCAAAAACCCAGACGAGCTCTACCCTCCATCCATCTGGGAGAAGAAATGGGCGAATCCAGCGACTATGCCACTATCGGTGGTAGTAGTCCCAACAACAAGTACCCTACATCGAGAGACACTCAAATCATTTTAGCG AGTGGATCGAGCACTCCTCATCTAATGATGAATCAAAATGGAGAACCGATATTGGTAGCCGATTTGATTTAA
- the LOC124311941 gene encoding spermine oxidase-like: MTTLIIIGAGAAGLAAASRLIEKGFDPAKITILEAENRIGGRIHTVPFGSSVMEMGAQWVHGKEGNVIYPLAAAAGETWNDLFTLESTGHANDVNMAYTDGRKISPVQLREFKQILERIYDDSKRELPIWKKSLGEYYENKYGQLLDQGALTTMDRRTALDLLDWAQLAQNIEDGADDWKETYGVESLHYFLEEDYTTVWKRGYSVLFDILMKNVPKTSNGLKLSLSDRIQLNSPVNLIRWNSAPSSGVQVVCSDRTYYADMVLVTCSLGVLKDRADKLFTPLLPEKKRRAIEALGFGTVNKIFLEFRKPWWTSEWGGVNFITDPSKVTGEWEDRVLGFSTVRGQPNLLIAWVTGSAARQFETRSEDEVLMKCSTMLRTAVGTDFAYEEPTRVIRSLWQSNPHFCGSYSFRSKKSVELDVCPSDLAEPVIDSNGSVRLFFAGEATHDHRYSTVHAAVETGWREADRIVEHVKETNFTAKL; encoded by the exons ATGACGACTTTGATTATAATTGGAGCCGGAGCTGCCGGTTTGGCGGCTGCATCGCGACTGATAGAAAAAGGGTTCGATCCTGCTAAAATCACGATCCTAGAAGCTGAAAATCGTATCGGTGGTCGCATTCACACTGTTCCGTTtg gatcGAGTGTAATGGAAATGGGAGCGCAATGGGTTCACGGGAAAGAAGGCAACGTCATTTATCCATTAGCTGCCGCCGCAGGAGAGACATGGAATGATTTATTCACCCTCGAATCGACTGGACATGCAAATGACGTGAATATGGCCTACACAGATGGGCGCAAAATAAGTCCGGTGCAATTGAGAGAGTTCAAACAAATCCTAGAAAGAATTTACGATGACTCAAAGAGAGAACTTCccatttggaaaaaatctTTGGGCGAATACTATGAAAACAA GTATGGACAACTCTTGGATCAAGGGGCCTTAACCACCATGGATCGGAGGACAGCACTGGATCTACTGGATTGGGCTCAGCTTGCGCAAAACATTGAAGACGGTGCTGATGACTGGAAGGAGACATATGGGGTGGAATCTCTACACTACTTCCTTGAGGAAGATTACACCACGGTGTGGAAACGTGGCTACTCTGTTCTATTCGATATCTTGATG aaaaatgTTCCAAAGACGAGTAACGGATTGAAGCTTTCCTTATCGGAtcgaatccaattgaattctCCAGTTAATCTCATTCGTTGGAATTCCGCTCCAAGTAGTGGAGTGCAAGTGGTTTGCAGTGATAGAACGTATTATGCTGATATGGTCCTCGTTACTTGTTCGTTGGGGGTTTTGAAAGATAGGGCTGACAAATTGTTTACCCCTTTATTGCctgaaaagaagaggagagcCATTGAA gcaTTAGGTTTTGGGAcggtaaataaaattttcctcGAATTTCGCAAACCTTGGTGGACTTCGGAGTGGGGTGGAGTCAATTTCATCACCGACCCTTCAAAAGTGACTGGTGAATGGGAAGACAGAGTTCTTGGATTCTCCACAGTTCGTGGCCAGCCCAACTTACTAATTGCTTGGGTAACAGGTTCTGCTGCTCGGCAATTTGAAACTCGTTCAGAGGATGAAGTACTAATGAAATGTTCCACAATGCTGCGGACAGCTGTCGGTACAGATTTCGCCTATGAAGAGCCAACACGAGTTATTCGCTCTCTATGGCAAAGCAATCCTCATTTTTGTGGGTCTTACAGTTTTCGATCCAAAAAAAGTGTAGAACTTGATGTTTGTCCATCGGATCTGGCCGAACCGGTCATCGATTCAAACGGTTCTGTTCGATTGTTCTTTGCCGGTGAGGCAACCCACGACCACCGTTACTCGACCGTACACGCAGCGGTTGAGACTGGTTGGCGTGAGGCTGACAGAATCGTAGAACATGTAAAGGAAACAAACTTTACCGCCAAACTGTAG
- the LOC124311120 gene encoding spermine oxidase-like isoform X1, with protein MDSTIFFRIWSTYGCPAMFPKIKAGASGLAAASRLVEKGFDPAKITILEAENRIGGRILTVPHGSSLIELGAQWVHGHEGNVVHPLAAAAGEIRTDIHTLESTGYADDVEMAYRDGRKITPVQLNEFKKILQSIYDDSRKELAQWDKSLGEYFEFKYGEHLNRGSFTTMNRSTALDLLDWAHRSQNIEDGSDNWNDTSGVGSLEYHECAGDYTTVWKRGYSVLFDILMKNIPKSSNGLKLALSDRIQLNSPVHLIRWNSGQVQVVCSDNIYYADMVLVTCSLGVLKYRADKLFTPLLPEKKRRAIEGLGFGTVDKIFLDFHKPWWTSEWGGVNFLTDPSKATGDWDDKVMGFSTVRGQPNLLIGWISGPAARKCEACSEDEVLRKCSALLRDAVGSNFAYEEPKRIIRTTWYSNPHFCGSYSYRSNKSRDLDVWASDLAEPVVDANGSVRLLFSGEATHDHCYSNVHAAVETGWREADRILKLIKDTQLTAKLYSEARPNSYHHWKTPVLAKYFNRRIFFS; from the exons ATGGATTCAACTATATTCTTCCGGATATGGAGCACTTACGGATGTCCGGCCATGTTTCCCAAGATTAAAG ctggagcttcTGGTTTGGCGGCTGCTTCCCGACTTGTTGAGAAAGGATTCGACCCTGCCAAAATTACTATTCTAGAAGCCGAAAACCGTATTGGTGGCCGGATTCTTACTGTTCCTCAtg ggTCGAGCTTGATTGAATTGGGAGCCCAATGGGTTCACGGACATGAAGGCAATGTCGTTCATCCATTGGCTGCCGCTGCTGGAGAGATACGGACGGACATTCACACTCTCGAATCGACTGGCTATGCAGATGACGTGGAGATGGCCTATAGAGACGGACGAAAAATTACTCCCGTACAAttgaatgaattcaaaaagATTTTACAAAGCATTTACGACGACTCCAGGAAAGAGCTAGCCCAGTGGGATAAATCCTTGGGCgaatattttgaattcaa ATATGGTGAGCATCTGAATCGAGGATCTTTTACTACCATGAATCGTTCAACTGCTCTAGATCTTTTGGACTGGGCCCATCGATCGCAGAATATCGAAGACGGCTCTGATAACTGGAATGATACATCCGGAGTGGGTTCTCTAGAGTACCACGAATGCGCAGGAGATTACACCACGGTGTGGAAACGCGGGTACTCTGTTCTATTCGATATTCTAATG AAAAATATCCCCAAGTCAAGCAACGGGTTAAAGCTCGCCTTATCGGATCGCATCCAATTAAATTCGCCAGTGCATCTCATTCGTTGGAATTCCGGTCAAGTGCAAGTCGTCTGCAGTGATAACATTTATTATGCTGACATGGTCCTCGTTACTTGTTCGTTGGGAGTGCTGAAATATAGGGCTGACAAGCTGTTCACCCCTTTATTGCctgaaaagaagaggagagcCATTGAA GGCCTAGGCTTTGGAACCGTCGACAAAATTTTTCTCGATTTTCATAAACCTTGGTGGACTTCCGAGTGGGGTGGGGTCAACTTTCTCACCGATCCTTCAAAAGCAACTGGCGATTGGGACGACAAAGTGATGGGATTCTCAACAGTTCGTGGCCAACCCAATTTACTAATTGGTTGGATTAGTGGACCAGCTGCCCGAAAGTGTGAAGCTTGTTCAGAGGATGAGGTACTACGGAAGTGTTCTGCCTTGCTCCGGGATGCGGTCGGTTCGAATTTCGCCTACGAAGAGCCAAAGCGAATCATCCGCACGACGTGGTACAGCAATCCGCATTTCTGCGGATCTTACAGCTACCGATCGAACAAAAGCAGAGACTTGGATGTTTGGGCATCTGATTTGGCCGAACCGGTCGTCGATGCGAATGGTTCCGTTCGATTGCTCTTCTCCGGTGAAGCAACTCACGACCATTGTTACTCAAACGTACACGCAGCGGTTGAAACTGGTTGGCGTGAGGCTGATAGAATCCTAAAACTGATCAAAGATACTCAGTTGACTGCCAAACTATA TTCTGAAGCTCGCCCCAACAGCTATCATCATTGGAAGACCCCCGTTTtagctaaatatttcaacagacGTATTTTCTTCTCGTAA